The following proteins come from a genomic window of Candidatus Bathyarchaeota archaeon:
- a CDS encoding transcriptional regulator, with amino-acid sequence MDGLTMGKSLGKNPTVLLEKIKESLDRLNEKMEIFIEIQKQGRKQDFVVQDLPEALDVMTLLSLPDHLRKTAVTICKLGRATAEEVAEQTKRARAVESGYLNQLVLMSYMKKERKGRKAYFFVEK; translated from the coding sequence ATGGATGGTTTGACGATGGGTAAGTCGCTTGGGAAAAATCCTACTGTGCTGTTGGAGAAAATTAAGGAGAGTTTGGACAGGCTTAATGAGAAGATGGAGATTTTTATCGAGATTCAAAAGCAGGGGAGAAAGCAAGATTTTGTAGTTCAGGACTTGCCTGAGGCTTTGGATGTGATGACTCTTCTTTCGTTGCCTGATCATTTAAGGAAGACGGCCGTGACGATTTGCAAGCTTGGTCGTGCTACTGCAGAGGAGGTGGCGGAGCAGACGAAGCGTGCACGGGCAGTGGAAAGTGGCTATTTAAACCAACTTGTTCTAATGAGCTATATGAAGAAGGAGAGAAAGGGACGAAAAGCGTATTTCTTTGTTGAAAAGTAA
- a CDS encoding MinD/ParA family protein translates to MGKIIAVHSYKGGTGKTLLSVNLAAAYAKKGKKVCILDLDFRAPSLQSIFKLDSSEYWLNDYLNGACEINKVVTNYASQCKCNGTMLVGLANPATEALRDMSAKDRKWEMRALGRLLSLKNTLLNDMELDYLIFDTSPGLQYSSINAIVSADVVLVVSTIDASDIEGTKRMTHELYDLFEKKTAILMNKVPIEFLSTSMEREGLYKRFENTHTLPVLKVIPCYCDVLRARGTEIFTRDYPDHPFTKHVEEIVTKIEMF, encoded by the coding sequence TTGGGTAAAATCATAGCTGTTCATAGTTACAAAGGCGGCACGGGAAAGACGCTTTTGTCTGTAAATCTTGCTGCAGCTTATGCTAAAAAGGGCAAAAAAGTTTGTATTCTCGATTTGGATTTTCGTGCCCCCAGTCTTCAATCTATTTTTAAGTTAGATAGTTCCGAATATTGGCTGAACGATTATTTGAATGGTGCTTGTGAGATTAATAAAGTTGTAACTAATTATGCCTCTCAATGCAAGTGTAACGGTACGATGTTGGTGGGATTGGCGAACCCTGCCACTGAAGCCTTGCGGGACATGTCTGCGAAGGATCGTAAGTGGGAGATGCGGGCTTTAGGAAGATTGTTATCGTTGAAGAACACGCTTCTTAACGACATGGAACTGGACTATCTTATATTTGACACTAGTCCGGGACTGCAGTATTCTTCTATAAATGCGATAGTGAGTGCAGATGTTGTTCTTGTGGTAAGTACGATTGATGCGTCTGATATTGAAGGAACCAAGAGGATGACGCATGAGTTGTATGATCTTTTTGAGAAGAAGACGGCTATTTTGATGAATAAGGTGCCAATTGAGTTTTTGTCAACTTCTATGGAGCGGGAAGGTTTGTATAAGCGTTTTGAGAATACTCATACTTTGCCTGTGTTGAAGGTTATACCGTGTTATTGTGATGTGTTGCGTGCTAGGGGGACAGAGATATTTACAAGGGACTATCCTGATCATCCGTTTACGAAGCATGTTGAAGAGATTGTTACGAAAATAGAGATGTTTTAG